In Leptolyngbya sp. O-77, the genomic window GCTGCTCGAAGGAGCCATTCGCAAGCTGGGGCTGTCGGCTCGCGCCACCGATCGCATTCTCAAAGTCGCCCGCACAATCGCTGATCTAGCAGGCGAGGAGGGGTTGCAAACCGCCCACGTTGCCGAAGCAATTCAGTACCGCACGATTGACCGAATGCAGTAGGGCAAGTCAATCCGCCTTCGTCGCTAACCTCTGGGTTCTAGTCCACCCAGCCGATTTCGTCGTTGCTGATGGATGGAGCGACAGGGCCGGGCAGCGGCGGAGGCGTTTGCAGCGTGCGTCGTAGCTCTAGCTGGGAGGTTTGCGACGGCTCGTGGCCAGGATGCACCTCTTTGCGGGGAGCCGGAGTAGCAGCAGTCGCTTTTTCAGCAGCTTGGGGAGCGGATTGGGCAGCGGGCTGGGCGACGGCTGGGGCGAGGGGCTGGGGAGCGGCGGCGGATTTGGCTTCTGCGCTAAGTTTGGCGTTTAGTTCTGTCAACTGCACAATGACGCGCTTGGTTTCATCGAGCTCAGTCTTGAACTGGGCGGCAGCGGCAGCTTCTGCCTTGAGCTGGTCAATCTGAGTCTGCTGGGCGGCTAACTCGGCCTCCAGGGCTGCAATCTTGCGCTGGAGAATGGCTTCGTTGGCCTGCGAGGTTTCCAGGGCGGCTTGCAGATCGGGCACTGCACCGGGAGCCGTATCGGAGGCGGGTTCCAGAGTAGGTTCAGGGGCAGGTTCAGGGGCAGGTTCAGGGGAACCTTCAGGGGTAGGTTCAGGGGAACCTTCAGGGGAACCTTCAGGGGCGATCGCCTCATTCTCCATCTCAGCACTCGCCGTCTCAGTCTCAGAGCCTTTTTCTGCCGCAGGGTCGGGCGCTGATGCGTCGGTTCGCTCCAGGGTGGAGGTGGTTTTCGTGTCGGTCTGGTTGTCCATATTGCTTTTCTCCCATGCCCCACTCGACGCAGTAAAACGTCTTTGCGGCTTAACTCGCTTGCGTGCCATGCTACTTGATCTAAACCGTATACCATTCTCCCCCGCCTGACTATAGCGCCGAATCTGCCACAAGTGAGGAATCCATCACGTAAATTGACGCGAGTTCATTAAATTTCAGGTTTAAAATTCCAGGTTTAATCAGGCAAGAGATTCTTCCAACTGCATAAGCTCTATAAAGAAAGCGCCGTAAAGAAAGCGCCGTCGGAGTCTGAGAGAGAAAAGACCCAACGGCGCTACCGAACTGGATGAGTTAAATCAGTTGAACTTCAGATCAAACTTTGATGGGCAGAGGCGATCGCCTACAGCGGCCCCTCAAAGTTGCTGTTGGGCTGGCCCAGATTGCTGCCGATGGGGCCCTGAGACACATAGCCGATGCGCTCGTTGTTGGCCTTGCCGGTGTAGAACACGCGAACAAACCTGCGGCCACCTTCGACGTAGCTATCCTGCGGCTCCGTCAGGAATACCGTTGCGCCACCTGCGGGGCCGTCGTTTTGGGCTTTGCCCGGCTCCCAGTAGGCTAGCAGCCCGTTGGGTGCGCTGGTCATCCGAACCCGATAGCGTGCGCCCTTGCGGATCTCGGTGGGGACTCTGAGGAAAGTCGCGTTGACCCAGCCAATCACAGGCTCTTTGATTTGGGCCCGTCCGTCGCCGACAATCCCCGTCAGCTTCACACGCTGGCTGGAGGGCAGGTTGATCGCTACGCCACTGAGGTCGGCATAGTCGTAAACCTGAACGGCACGGTTGGTTTCGCGGGTTTGGTTTACCAATTCGCGCTTTTCTTGAATAGTCACCATAAGGTGCAGACTCCTTATCCTATGTATGGGTACTTTTGTATGGGTAAGTTTGACGTTGCGTAGACAGTACGCGGCTTATGCGTAGCCCATGCGTAAGATATGCGTAAGGTATGCGTAAGGTATGCGTATCGAAAACGTAACGGCTGTGTATGCTGCGAAGCTATCGTGCCTCGCAGGGATTAACTTCACCGGGGCTTCGTAGAATTTCGGAGGCGATCGCCCTTTTTTCAAAAAAGATCCGATCGCCCTCCGTAGAAATGCGCGAAAAAAGCGCGAAAGAGTTCGCAAAAAAAGTGCGATCGCCCAGACAAACCTGCTGCTTGGCAGACCATCCGGGCGATCGCATTCACCGAAAATGAGTGGAGAAACCAGAATTAGTGAAAAATCCGTCAGATATCAAGCGTCAGGACAGTATAACCTTCCTCACTGCTTAGCTCCTAGCCATCTAGCAGTCCATCACCTTGCTTCAGGATCTCCTTCAGGAACCAGCGGTGCTTCTGGTGAACCTGTACCAGACGGGTCAGCAAGTCAGCCGTCCCGATATCGCCCGCATCGTCCGCCAGTTCAGCATCTTCATGCATTTCCGTGATGATGTGTTCGTGAGTGGCGATCGCCTCTTCCACCATCTCCCGCACCTTCAGCTTGCCCTTAGACGGCTTCACAGTGGCGGCAGGCAGATAGTCTGCGGGGTCGGCAATCGGCGTGCCATCCAGCATCAGGCTCCGCTCGGCCAGCTCGTCTAGCATGGCAAAAATCTCATTGCCATGTTCTTCAAACAGCAGATGCAGGTCACGAAACAGCGGTCCGTAGGTCATCCAGTGATACTTCTTGTAGTTCAAGTAGGCGACCAGCGTATTCGCTTGTTCGCGATTCAGCGCCTTGACCAAAGCAGTTTGACGAGCCTCTAGTGTCGTTGTCATACGAAAACCTCACTATTTAACGATTATCCAAATTCAGTCCAAACATTTAGCAACCCAAACAATTAGCCAGTCACTGATAGAGCGACACAGAACAGTTCGGCGACGGCTCAAGGCTACAGAGACACCTTCTCAATGAAGAACCCCTCCGACCACAGATCAATCACCAAGAGCCAGCACACACACAAACCAACCGCACTGCTCCAAAGTCTTCAGTTGCCTCTAGTTTCCAGCACTTTCATGAAATCTTCATCCTTCCAAAGAGACGTTTGCTGAGGGTGATGGCTCTACCTCGCGTCGGTTGACCGACCGGAAACCGCCTCATTGCGTTGCTGGCAGGCAGTCGGTGCTGGCAGAGATACCGCCCCTAGAAATACTGCCCCCAGTGATCCTGAAACATCCCGAATGCAACCTTCTCGATACAACCT contains:
- a CDS encoding Dps family protein; protein product: MTTTLEARQTALVKALNREQANTLVAYLNYKKYHWMTYGPLFRDLHLLFEEHGNEIFAMLDELAERSLMLDGTPIADPADYLPAATVKPSKGKLKVREMVEEAIATHEHIITEMHEDAELADDAGDIGTADLLTRLVQVHQKHRWFLKEILKQGDGLLDG